One Citrobacter amalonaticus genomic window carries:
- the dapA gene encoding 4-hydroxy-tetrahydrodipicolinate synthase, with protein sequence MFTGSIVALVTPMDEKGNVCRSSLKKLIDYHVASGTSAIVSVGTTGESATLSHDEHGDVVMMTLELADGRIPVIAGTGANATAEAISLTQRFNDSGIVGCLTVTPYYNRPTQEGLFQHFKAIAEHTDLPQILYNVPSRTGCDMLPETVGRLAELKNIVAIKEATGNLSRVHQIKELVSDDFLLLSGDDATAMDFMQLGGHGVISVTSNVAARDMAEMCKLAAEGRFAEARTINQRLMPLHNKLFVEPNPIPVKWACKALGLVATDTLRLPMTPITDNGREIVKAALKHAGLL encoded by the coding sequence ATGTTCACGGGAAGTATTGTCGCGCTTGTTACACCGATGGATGAAAAAGGTAATGTCTGCCGGTCAAGCCTGAAAAAACTGATTGATTATCATGTCGCCAGCGGCACCTCGGCGATCGTTTCTGTTGGCACTACCGGTGAGTCTGCCACGCTGAGTCATGACGAACATGGCGATGTGGTGATGATGACGCTGGAGCTGGCTGATGGGCGTATCCCGGTGATTGCCGGTACGGGCGCGAACGCGACCGCAGAAGCCATTAGTCTGACGCAGCGTTTCAATGACAGCGGAATTGTCGGCTGTCTGACGGTTACGCCTTACTACAACCGTCCGACTCAGGAAGGTCTGTTCCAGCATTTCAAAGCCATCGCGGAACATACTGACCTGCCACAAATTCTGTATAATGTGCCATCCCGTACCGGTTGCGATATGCTGCCGGAAACCGTTGGCCGTCTGGCGGAATTAAAAAATATTGTCGCAATTAAAGAGGCGACAGGGAACTTAAGTCGGGTTCACCAGATCAAAGAGCTGGTTTCAGATGATTTTCTGCTGCTCAGCGGCGATGACGCGACCGCGATGGACTTTATGCAGTTAGGCGGTCATGGCGTGATCTCCGTGACGTCTAACGTTGCGGCGCGTGATATGGCGGAAATGTGCAAACTGGCGGCGGAAGGGCGTTTTGCCGAGGCGCGAACCATTAACCAGCGTCTGATGCCGTTACATAACAAACTGTTTGTCGAACCCAACCCTATCCCGGTGAAATGGGCATGTAAGGCGTTGGGCCTTGTGGCGACCGATACGCTGCGTTTGCCGATGACACCGATCACGGACAATGGTCGTGAAATTGTCAAAGCGGCGCTCAAGCATGCCGGTTTGCTGTAA
- a CDS encoding AI-2E family transporter has translation MLEMLMQWYRRRFSDPEAIALLVILVAGFGILFFFSGLLAPLLVAIVLAYLLEWPTVRLEAIGCSRRWATSLVLIVFVGILLLMAFVVMPVAWQQGILLIRDMPGMLNKLSDFAATLPRRYPALMDAGIIDAMAENMRTRMLTMGDSVVKYSLASLVGLLTLAVYLVLVPLMVFFLVKDKEQMLNAVRRVLPRNRGLAGQVWKEMNQQITNYIRGKVLEMMVVGVATWLGFLLFGLNYSLLLAVLVGFSVLIPYIGAFVVTIPVVGVALFQFGLGTEFWSCFAVYLIIQALDGNLLVPVLFSEAVNLHPLVIILSVVIFGGLWGFWGVFFAIPLATLIKAVVHAWPDAQVVDES, from the coding sequence CGGGTTTGGCATTCTTTTCTTTTTTAGCGGATTACTGGCGCCGCTGCTGGTCGCCATTGTGCTGGCATATCTGCTGGAATGGCCAACGGTGCGCCTCGAAGCCATCGGCTGCTCGCGCCGCTGGGCGACCTCTCTCGTGCTGATCGTATTTGTCGGCATTTTGCTGTTGATGGCCTTTGTGGTGATGCCAGTGGCATGGCAACAGGGGATCTTACTGATTCGCGACATGCCAGGCATGTTGAACAAACTGTCGGATTTTGCCGCCACGCTGCCGCGTCGTTATCCGGCCTTAATGGACGCGGGTATCATCGATGCGATGGCGGAAAACATGCGCACCCGCATGCTGACGATGGGCGATTCGGTAGTGAAATATTCGCTGGCCTCTTTGGTCGGGCTGCTGACTCTGGCAGTCTATCTGGTACTGGTGCCGCTGATGGTGTTCTTCCTCGTCAAAGACAAAGAGCAGATGCTGAATGCCGTGCGTCGTGTGCTGCCGCGTAATCGCGGGTTGGCGGGTCAGGTCTGGAAGGAGATGAATCAGCAAATCACCAACTATATTCGCGGCAAGGTGCTGGAGATGATGGTGGTGGGCGTGGCGACCTGGCTGGGCTTCCTGCTCTTTGGCCTCAACTACTCGCTGCTGCTGGCCGTACTGGTGGGGTTCTCGGTACTCATTCCTTATATTGGCGCTTTTGTGGTCACCATTCCTGTGGTGGGCGTTGCGCTGTTCCAGTTTGGTCTGGGGACCGAGTTCTGGAGTTGTTTCGCCGTCTATTTGATTATCCAGGCGCTGGACGGCAACCTGCTGGTGCCCGTGCTGTTTTCTGAAGCGGTGAATTTGCATCCGCTGGTGATTATCCTGTCAGTGGTGATCTTTGGCGGCCTGTGGGGATTCTGGGGCGTTTTCTTCGCCATTCCGCTGGCGACGTTAATCAAGGCCGTTGTCCATGCCTGGCCGGATGCGCAGGTCGTTGACGAGTCCTGA
- the bcp gene encoding thioredoxin-dependent thiol peroxidase — protein MNPLKAGDIAPKFSLPDQDGEQVNLTDFQGQRVLVYFYPKAMTPGCTVQACGLRDNMDELKKAGVDVLGISTDKPEKLSRFAEKELLNFTLLSDEDHQVCEQFGVWGEKSFMGKTYDGIHRISFLIDADGKIEHVFDDFKTSNHHDVVLNWLKENA, from the coding sequence ATGAATCCACTGAAAGCCGGTGACATCGCACCGAAATTTAGCTTGCCGGATCAAGACGGAGAACAAGTAAATTTGACCGACTTCCAGGGACAGCGTGTGCTGGTCTATTTCTATCCGAAAGCCATGACGCCAGGCTGTACCGTTCAGGCCTGTGGCCTGCGAGATAACATGGATGAGCTGAAAAAAGCAGGCGTAGACGTGCTGGGCATCAGCACTGACAAGCCTGAAAAGCTTTCCCGTTTTGCCGAAAAAGAGTTGCTCAACTTTACCCTGCTGTCCGACGAGGATCATCAGGTCTGCGAGCAGTTTGGCGTCTGGGGCGAGAAATCCTTTATGGGGAAAACCTATGATGGGATCCATCGCATCAGTTTTCTGATTGACGCTGACGGTAAGATTGAACACGTTTTCGATGATTTCAAAACCAGTAATCACCACGATGTGGTGCTGAACTGGCTGAAAGAAAACGCCTGA
- a CDS encoding glycine cleavage system transcriptional repressor produces the protein MTPSSQHYLVITALGADRPGIVNTITRHVSSCGCNIEDSRLAMLGDEFTFIMLLSGTWNAITLIESTLPLKGAELDLLIVMKRTTAHPRPPMPATVWVQVDVPDSPHLIERFTALFDNHRMNIAELVSRTQPAENDKAAQLYIQITAHSPASDDAANIEQAFKALCTELNAQGSINVVNYSQHDEQDGVK, from the coding sequence TTGACACCGTCATCGCAACATTACCTGGTTATTACTGCGCTGGGTGCCGATCGCCCTGGAATTGTGAACACGATCACCCGCCATGTCAGCAGTTGCGGCTGTAATATCGAAGACAGTCGCCTGGCCATGTTGGGCGATGAGTTTACGTTTATCATGCTGCTGTCGGGTACCTGGAATGCCATCACCCTGATCGAATCGACCCTGCCGTTGAAAGGTGCAGAGCTGGATTTATTGATTGTGATGAAGCGCACGACGGCGCATCCCCGTCCGCCAATGCCGGCAACGGTATGGGTTCAGGTGGATGTACCGGATTCGCCACATTTAATTGAACGATTTACTGCCCTGTTTGATAACCATCGAATGAACATTGCGGAACTGGTTTCGCGCACGCAACCTGCTGAAAATGATAAGGCGGCGCAGTTATACATCCAGATTACCGCCCACAGTCCGGCGTCGGATGATGCCGCAAATATTGAACAGGCCTTTAAAGCACTATGTACAGAACTCAATGCACAAGGCAGTATTAACGTTGTTAATTATTCACAACATGATGAACAGGATGGAGTTAAGTAA